The Paenibacillus sp. MBLB1832 genome has a window encoding:
- a CDS encoding Mu transposase C-terminal domain-containing protein — translation MILEGSIYHLSSLNGTNDLIIRVLWRSEDESKIVVMNTTDSDEMEFPFIMNTEQLISDLQQKKALKLDHEPDQQIMYPTDEYLNKFVKSRDSKWELIKEIVQMEPEIYDPKARWQLIIGVMEKFKVKENVIYDALKRYWFYGKNMNGLLNNYHVCGSKGHKREYNKRPGRKGPNIYLLTETDILNFQEAVTKYIIEGRLKFRDAHQQLLENYYKKPGYRLRGVIVPIIVEIEAPSERQFRYWYNKEYPFKTRKAHKVGRRNAEKDFRALLSSNSVFVEGPGALYQIDSTPSDVDVVAIDGRTTIGRPTTFIVKDVFARKVVGYSSGLKHASWIEGAMMALENASANKAEYCKKFNIDINEEDWPAANLPREIVADRGEMKSKYPNGIVTLGIRVANTPSYRPELKAVVEQHFRIKNDMIKRILAKAGAITKEKRDPGDPDPSDTAAITFDTFNRIMIEHILAFNKMSLPRDFLVTPEMFKENVELTPNGLWEWGKKRMLLHERPTSTIHYALLPKETAKVTRHGIEFKKLCYSCEIGEKQGWFDSENIEGKSSITIAFDTRNCSQIIFQLQDASLIYCRLTPKYQEYENLCFEDVKAIFDFRNEQYKNKSNPNKQTKAEFNAISSNVIKEDVKLTKAENVGMSKFEKKENKRAKRISEAMNRSSQSALTAVSKFNEQYESQAPEPVEVKKNELSTTMNDFLKNKYKMKKEMGL, via the coding sequence TTAGAGGGTTCTATCTATCATCTTTCTAGTTTGAATGGCACTAATGATCTTATTATAAGAGTTCTTTGGCGTTCAGAAGATGAATCTAAAATTGTTGTGATGAACACGACGGACTCAGATGAAATGGAGTTCCCATTTATTATGAATACAGAGCAGTTAATTAGCGACCTACAACAAAAAAAAGCTTTAAAACTAGACCATGAGCCTGATCAACAAATCATGTATCCCACAGATGAGTATTTAAATAAATTTGTTAAGAGCAGGGATTCAAAATGGGAATTAATTAAAGAAATCGTGCAAATGGAGCCGGAAATTTATGATCCAAAAGCAAGATGGCAATTAATTATAGGTGTAATGGAAAAATTTAAAGTGAAAGAAAATGTCATTTACGATGCTTTAAAAAGGTATTGGTTTTATGGAAAAAATATGAATGGTCTATTAAATAATTATCATGTGTGTGGTTCAAAGGGTCATAAAAGAGAATATAACAAAAGACCTGGAAGAAAGGGGCCTAATATATATCTACTCACGGAGACTGATATATTAAATTTCCAGGAGGCTGTAACTAAATATATCATTGAAGGTAGATTGAAATTTCGTGATGCTCATCAACAGTTACTTGAGAACTACTATAAGAAGCCCGGATATCGGTTAAGAGGAGTCATAGTGCCGATAATTGTTGAGATTGAGGCGCCATCAGAGCGGCAGTTTAGATATTGGTATAACAAAGAGTATCCGTTTAAAACGAGAAAGGCACACAAAGTTGGTCGTAGAAATGCAGAAAAAGACTTTAGAGCACTTTTAAGTAGTAATTCGGTTTTTGTGGAAGGGCCAGGTGCATTGTATCAAATAGATTCTACACCGTCGGATGTTGATGTTGTGGCTATTGATGGAAGGACTACTATTGGAAGACCGACAACCTTTATCGTTAAAGATGTGTTTGCCCGTAAAGTAGTTGGCTACTCTTCTGGTCTCAAACATGCATCATGGATAGAAGGGGCTATGATGGCATTAGAAAACGCATCAGCTAACAAAGCAGAATATTGTAAAAAATTTAATATTGATATAAATGAAGAAGATTGGCCCGCGGCCAACTTACCACGGGAGATTGTTGCAGACAGAGGGGAAATGAAAAGTAAGTATCCAAATGGGATTGTTACTTTAGGAATAAGAGTAGCTAATACACCGTCATATCGGCCTGAATTGAAGGCAGTAGTTGAACAGCACTTTCGAATCAAAAATGATATGATCAAACGAATTCTGGCCAAGGCTGGTGCAATTACTAAGGAAAAAAGAGATCCAGGTGATCCTGATCCATCTGACACAGCGGCAATAACCTTTGACACATTTAATCGAATCATGATTGAACATATTCTTGCCTTTAATAAAATGTCCTTACCTAGGGATTTTCTCGTTACTCCCGAGATGTTTAAAGAAAATGTAGAGCTAACGCCTAATGGATTGTGGGAATGGGGGAAAAAACGAATGCTTCTGCATGAAAGACCAACTTCAACCATTCATTATGCATTATTACCTAAAGAGACAGCAAAAGTCACAAGACATGGGATTGAATTTAAAAAACTATGCTATAGCTGTGAAATCGGCGAGAAACAGGGTTGGTTCGATAGTGAGAATATTGAAGGGAAATCCAGTATTACAATTGCGTTTGATACAAGAAACTGTAGTCAAATCATCTTTCAGTTACAAGATGCATCCCTTATATACTGTAGATTAACCCCGAAATATCAAGAGTATGAAAATCTATGCTTTGAAGATGTTAAAGCGATCTTTGATTTTAGAAACGAACAATATAAAAATAAATCCAATCCGAACAAACAAACAAAGGCAGAGTTTAATGCTATTTCTTCTAATGTCATAAAAGAGGATGTCAAATTGACCAAGGCTGAAAATGTAGGTATGAGCAAGTTTGAGAAAAAAGAGAATAAGAGAGCGAAACGAATCAGCGAAGCAATGAATAGAAGCTCTCAATCAGCGTTGACCGCGGTTTCTAAATTTAACGAACAATATGAATCTCAAGCTCCAGAACCGGTTGAAGTAAAAAAAAATGAGTTGAGTACTACCATGAACGATTTTCTGAAAAACAAATATAAAATGAAAAAGGAGATGGGCTTATGA